The Ictidomys tridecemlineatus isolate mIctTri1 chromosome 6, mIctTri1.hap1, whole genome shotgun sequence genome includes a region encoding these proteins:
- the LOC144365066 gene encoding taste receptor type 2 member 14-like, with amino-acid sequence MCVRECTPALVRTGESLKRIYFTWTIINHFSIWLATSLCIFYFLKIANFSNSFFLYLKWRIEKVVSVTLLISWFLLFLNIVLLNTYLDVWIDRYKGNRTFHYSSRNPSVFSTLLLFTNTMFTFIPFTVSVTPFLLLIFSLWKHLKKMQHNARELRDTSTTIHVKALKTVIAFLLLYITYFLSFLVQVWSSEFLDKSLIISFCQTAGIAFPSGHSYVLIVGNSKFKKACLSVLWWLRCRFKDVESRGP; translated from the coding sequence ATGTGTGTCCGTGAGTGCACACCTGCCTTGGTAAGGACTGGAGAAAGTTTAAAAAGGATTTATTTTACCTGGACAATAATTAATCATTTCAGCATCTGGCTTGCTACAAgcctttgcattttttattttcttaagatagCCAATTTTTCTAACTCATTTTTTCTCTATCTGAAGTGGAGAATTGAAAAGGTGGTTTCAGTGACACTGCTGATATCTTGGTTcctcttgtttttaaatattgtgcTGTTGAACACATACCTTGATGTCTGGATTGACAGATACAAAGGAAATAGGACTTTTCATTATAGTTCACGCAATCCTTCAGTATTTTCCACACTTCTTTTATTCACCAACACTATGTTCACATTCATACCATTTACTGTGTCTGTGACACCCTTTCTCCTGCTAATTTTCTCTCTCTGGAAACATCTGAAGAAGATGCAGCACAATGCCAGGGAGCTCAGGGACACCAGCACCACGATCCACGTGAAAGCCTTGAAAACTGTGATCGCCTTCTTGCTACTTTATATCACATATTTCCTGTCATTTCTTGTACAAGTTTGGAGCTCTGAGTTTCTGGACAAAAGTCTGATCATTTCATTTTGCCAAACTGCTGGAATTGCTTTTCCTTCAGGCCACTCATATGTCCTGATTGTGGGAAACAGTAAATTCAAAAAGGCCTGTCTTTCGGTGCTATGGTGGCTGAGGTGCCGGTTCAAAGATGTGGAGTCACGGGGTCCCTAG